A region from the Sorex araneus isolate mSorAra2 chromosome 6, mSorAra2.pri, whole genome shotgun sequence genome encodes:
- the LOC101543942 gene encoding olfactory receptor 51Q1-like produces the protein MSEVTNSTHIPFYFILTGIPGFEAYHIWISIPFCCLYTISIVGNTTILSVIRTEPSLHQPMYLFLSMLALTDLGLTLSTLPTVMQLLWFNIRHISFEACFAQFFFLHGFSFMESSVLLAMSFDRYVAICRPLHYATILTNTVIGRIGIAIVLRCVLAVLPSLFLLKRLPFCRSHLLSHSYCLHQDMIRLACADIRVNSWYGFALVLLIIVMDPLLIVLSYAMILKSILSTATWNERLRAFNNCLSHILAVLVLYIPMVGVSMTHRFAKHASPLLHVFMANVYMLAPPVMNPIIYSVKTKQIRQGIIHLLFQRKVH, from the coding sequence ATGTCTGAGGTAACTAATAGCACCCACATTCCCTTCTACTTCATTCTCACTGGCATCCCGGGATTTGAGGCTTACCACATCTGGATCTCCATCCCCTTTTGCTGTCTCTACACTATCTCCATCGTGGGCAATACCACCATTCTATCTGTAATACGCACAgagccatctctccaccagcCCATGTACCTATTTCTCTCCATGCTGGCCCTGACTGACCTGGGTCTCACCCTCAGCACCCTGCCCACAGTCATGCAGCTTCTCTGGTTCAACATCCGGCATATCAGCTTTGAAGCTTGCTTTGCCCAGTTCTTTTTCCTACATGGATTCTCCTTCATGGAATCTTCTGTCTTGCTGGCCATGTCttttgaccgctatgtggccatctgccgcCCCCTGCATTATGCCACTATCCTCACCAACACTGTTATTGGCAGGATTGGAATAGCCATTGTTCTCCGCTGTGTTCTGGCTgttcttccctctctttttctacTCAAACGTCTCCCTTTTTGCCGCTCCCACCTTCTCTCTCACTCCTACTGCCTTCATCAGGATATGATTCGCCTGGCCTGTGCTGACATTCGTGTCAACAGCTGGTATGGGTTTGCTCTAGTTTTACTTATTATTGTAATGGACCCTCTACTTATTGTGCTGTCGTATGCAATGATTCTAAAAAGCATCTTGAGCACAGCCACCTGGAATGAGAGACTCAGAGCCTTTAATAACTGTCTGTCTCACATTCTGGCTGTTCTGGTTCTTTATATTCCCATGGTTGGAGTGTCTATGACTCATCGATTTGCCAAGCATGCCTCTCCTTTGCTCCATGTTTTCATGGCCAATGTCTATATGTTGGCGCCTCCCGTGATGAACCCAATCATTTATAGTGTAAAGACTAAACAGATCCGTCAAGGAATTATCCATCTCCTATTCCAGAGGAAAGTACATTAA
- the LOC101543693 gene encoding olfactory receptor 51I2-like: MKTSNGSFGFLPTTFILAGIPGLEAKHIWISIPFCLMYIIIFLGNGTILHVIRTEASLHQPMYLFLAMLALAEVGVSASTLPTVLGIFLFGTTEIGFDACLFQMFSIHSFSIMESGVLLAMSVDRFVAIYSPLRYIAILTLPRILCTGIIIALKSVMLMAPLPILLRRLPFCGHNVLSHSYCLHPNLVHLPCADISINNIYGLFVVTSTFGLDSTLIVVSYVLILHTVLKIATGEGRRKALNTCGSHISAVLAYYVPMIGLSMVHRIGHHVPVSPLVHVMMANAYLFFPPVVNPIVYSIKTKEIRRSIVRLLSKKRAEV; the protein is encoded by the coding sequence ATGAAGACCTCCAATGGTTCTTTTGGATTCTTACCTACAACATTTATTCTTGCTGGCATCCCTGGATTGGAAGCAAAGCATATATGGATATCAATACCCTTTTGCCTGATGTACATTATCATCTTCCTTGGGAATGGCACCATTCTTCATGTCATCAGAACAGAAGCTTCCCTACACCAGCCAATGTACCTCTTTCTTGCCATGTTGGCATTAGCTGAGGTTGGCGTTTCTGCATCTACTCTGCCTACAGTGCTAGGCATCTTCCTTTTTGGTACCACTGAGATTGGTTTTGATGCATGCCTTTTCCAGATGTTCTCCATCCATTCTTTCTCCATTATGGAGTCAGGTGTGTTATTGGCTATGTCTGTGGACAGATTTGTGGCCATCTACAGTCCACTGCGTTACATAGCTATCTTAACTCTGCCCCGTATCCTTTGCACAGGGATCATAATTGCGCTGAAAAGTGTTATGCTCATGGCTCCATTACCCATACTCTTAAGACGCCTGCCTTTCTGTGGTCATAATGTCCTTTCTCATTCCTATTGTCTCCACCCAAACCTTGTTCATTTGCCTTGTGCAGACATTTCCATCAATAATATCTACGGACTTTTTGTTGTTACCTCTACATTTGGACTAGATTCAACACTCATTGTGGTTTCCTATGTGCTCATACTCCACACTGTATTGAAAATAGCCactggagagggacggaggaaggcaCTCAACACATGTGGCTCGCACATCAGTGCTGTGCTGGCTTATTATGTGCCTATGATTGGCTTATCTATGGTGCACCGTATTGGACATCATGTACCTGTATCCCCTTTGGTTCATGTAATGATGGCCAATGCTTACCTCTTCTTCCCACCTGTTGTAAATCCCATTGTATATAGCATTAAGACCAAGGAAATTCGTCGAAGCATTGTCCGATTGCTATCAAAAAAGAGAGCCGAAGTTTAG
- the LOC101558188 gene encoding olfactory receptor 51I1-like: MFNSSQFTPKYFLLTGFPGLESLYPWFIFPFCFTYLVALVGNSLILAVIKKNASLHQPMYLFLAMLAFAELGVSASTLPTVLGIFLFGVNKICFEACLLQMFSIHSFSIMESGVLLAMSVDRFVAIYNPLRYTAILTLPRIASTGAALGLKSVMLMFPLPFLLKRLPFCGHNKLSHSYCLHSDLIQLPCGNTRPNSILGLCIVTSTFGLDSLLIVISYVLILYTVLGITSGEGRRKALNTCVSHICAVLVYYVPMISVALVHRFMKHAAPAIRLLLANVYLLVPPVLNPIIYSVKTKPIRQGLIQLFIQRK, translated from the coding sequence ATGTTTAACAGCAGCCAATTCACCCCCAAATATTTCCTTCTAACTGGTTTCCCTGGTCTTGAATCTCTATACCCTTGGTTTATCTTCCCATTCTGTTTCACATACCTTGTGGCCCTTGTGGGTAACAGCCTAATCTTAGCGGTGATCAAGAAAAATGCCTCTCTGCACCAGCCAATGTATTTGTTCTTAGCTATGTTGGCCTTTGCAGAGCTTGGTGTCTCTGCCTCCACACTGCCTACTGTCCTAGGCATCTTTCTTTTTGGTGTCAACAAGATCTGCTTTGAAGCATGTCTGTTACAGATGTTCTCCATACATTCATTTTCCATCATGGAGTCAGGTGTTCTGCTCGCCATGTCCGTGGACCGCTTTGTGGCTATCTACAACCCCCTGAGGTACACTGCCATTCTCACCCTGCCTCGTATCGCTAGCACTGGTGCTGCACTTGGACTGAAGAGTGTGATGCTTATGTTTCCATTGCCCTTTCTGCTGAAACGTTTGCCCTTCTGTGGACACAATAAACTTTCCCATTCTTACTGTCTTCACTCTGATCTAATCCAGCTGCCTTGTGGGAACACGCGTCCCAATAGCATTCTGGGGCTCTGCATTGTTACTTCCACTTTTGGACTAGACTCACTACTCATTGTCATCTCTTATGTGCTGATCCTCTACACAGTCTTGGGCATTACCTCTGGGGAGGGGCGGCGGAAGGCCCTCAATACATGTGTGTCCCATATCTGTGCAGTCCTTGTGTACTATGTGCCTATGATCAGTGTAGCTCTGGTGCACCGCTTTATGAAGCATGCTGCCCCTGCCATCCGCTTACTCTTGGCCAACGTCTATCTCCTCGTACCTCCCGTGCTCAATCCCATCATCTACAGTGTTAAAACCAAACCCATTCGACAGGGGCTAATCCAactttttattcaaagaaaatag